Proteins encoded by one window of Leptospira stimsonii:
- a CDS encoding acetyl-CoA hydrolase/transferase family protein: protein MKVKFISANSALSSVQSGQRVFVHSVAASPRLLIEALTARAQELTNVEMIHLHTEGDAPYAEPGMEGHFFVNSLFVCANTRKAVEEGRADYIPMFLSECPLLFRNKILPLDVALVQVSPPDKHGFCSLGVSIDISKAAVETAKVVIAQVNENMPRTHGDGIVHIDQIHSFVEGNLPLHEHKSAPLTAIEIAIGKNVASLVEDGATLQMGIGAIPDAVLTCLTSHKDLGIHTEMFSDGVMDLVQKGIITGIHKKKHPGKIVSGFVMGTKKLYDFIDDNPQVAMLDIGYINDPHVIRKNPKVTAINSAVEVDLTGQVCADTIGTRQFSGVGGQMDFIRGASLSEGGKPIIALPSVTAKGESRIVSLLKPGADVVTTRAHVHYIVTEYGIANLYGKNLRQRAKALIGIAHPDHRERLEKEARERFKIL from the coding sequence ATGAAAGTTAAATTTATTTCCGCGAATTCGGCTCTTTCCTCTGTCCAATCGGGTCAGCGCGTTTTTGTGCACAGCGTCGCCGCTTCACCTCGATTGTTGATCGAAGCACTGACGGCAAGAGCTCAGGAGCTGACTAACGTGGAAATGATTCACCTTCACACGGAAGGCGACGCTCCATACGCCGAACCGGGAATGGAAGGTCATTTTTTTGTGAATTCTCTTTTCGTCTGCGCCAACACGAGGAAAGCGGTGGAGGAAGGAAGAGCGGATTATATTCCGATGTTCTTAAGCGAATGCCCTCTTCTCTTTAGAAACAAGATTCTTCCGTTAGATGTCGCTCTCGTTCAAGTATCTCCTCCCGACAAACACGGGTTTTGTTCTCTCGGAGTTTCGATCGATATCAGTAAGGCCGCAGTGGAAACGGCGAAGGTAGTGATCGCACAGGTCAATGAGAACATGCCCCGAACCCACGGAGACGGAATCGTACACATCGATCAGATTCATTCTTTTGTGGAAGGAAACCTTCCCTTACACGAACACAAGTCCGCTCCCCTTACCGCCATCGAAATCGCGATCGGAAAAAATGTCGCTTCCCTTGTGGAAGACGGAGCGACTCTTCAAATGGGAATCGGAGCAATACCCGACGCGGTTCTCACCTGCCTGACTTCCCACAAAGATTTGGGAATTCATACGGAGATGTTTTCGGACGGCGTGATGGATCTTGTCCAAAAAGGAATCATCACCGGAATTCATAAGAAAAAACATCCAGGTAAAATCGTTTCCGGTTTTGTGATGGGAACAAAAAAACTCTACGACTTCATCGACGACAATCCCCAAGTTGCGATGCTCGATATCGGATATATCAACGATCCTCACGTGATCCGAAAAAATCCGAAAGTCACCGCGATCAATTCCGCAGTGGAAGTAGATCTCACGGGACAAGTCTGCGCGGACACGATCGGAACCAGACAATTCTCCGGAGTCGGCGGTCAGATGGACTTTATCCGAGGAGCTTCCTTATCGGAAGGAGGCAAACCGATCATCGCTCTTCCTTCCGTAACTGCAAAGGGAGAATCCAGAATTGTCTCCTTACTCAAACCGGGAGCCGACGTGGTAACGACCCGAGCTCACGTCCACTACATCGTGACCGAATACGGAATCGCAAATTTATATGGGAAGAATCTGAGACAAAGAGCCAAGGCTCTGATCGGAATCGCACATCCCGATCACCGGGAAAGGCTCGAAAAAGAAGCGAGAGAAAGGTTCAAGATTCTCTGA
- a CDS encoding FMN-binding glutamate synthase family protein translates to MQIPDYQILIQFVLEHPWSSFFSAIGIYTLIAFLHDVFQRRHAIKHNFPLVGRIRYLFEMIGPELRQYWVANDKEEMPFNRAERSWVYATAKKQNNNFGFGTTELLYEAGYPIIKHSTFPFPESKVKHLKNDSSMIPCLKVIGEYHNRKKPFRPPSVVNISAMSYGSLGKNAVSALNKGAMMAHCYQNTGEGGISPYHKLGGDIVWQIGTGYFGTRDTKGNFSLDMFAQKIHENPQIRMIEIKLSQGAKPGKGGILPGKKVTEQIAKIRGVPAGEDCISPNAHSEFSTVSELIDFIERLHSVSGLPIGIKSAIGEINFWNELAERMKETNKGPDFITIDGGEGGTGAAPLAFADHVSLPFKVGFARVYQIFQNENLSERMAWIGSGKLGFPDRAIVAFAMGCDLINVAREAMISIGCIQAQRCHTDHCPAGVATQNRWLQAGLDVDLKAERNANYIKGLRKEVLSVTHAAGYEHPLQFRGTDIEISAGLNIFKPLEAILGYQRDHVHFTKMLDYTDHTYLEEYMNGLTKEEPSSR, encoded by the coding sequence ATGCAAATTCCGGATTATCAAATTCTAATTCAGTTTGTTTTGGAACACCCTTGGTCTTCCTTCTTCTCTGCGATCGGGATTTACACTCTCATCGCGTTTTTACACGACGTCTTTCAAAGAAGGCACGCGATCAAACACAACTTTCCTTTGGTGGGAAGAATCCGATATCTGTTCGAAATGATCGGACCAGAACTCAGACAATACTGGGTCGCAAACGACAAGGAAGAAATGCCCTTCAACAGAGCCGAACGTTCCTGGGTTTATGCGACGGCTAAAAAACAAAACAACAATTTCGGGTTCGGAACAACGGAATTGTTATACGAAGCCGGTTATCCGATCATCAAACACAGCACGTTTCCGTTTCCGGAATCCAAAGTAAAACATCTCAAGAACGATTCTTCTATGATCCCTTGTCTCAAAGTGATCGGAGAATATCACAACCGAAAAAAACCGTTTCGTCCGCCTTCCGTAGTCAACATATCCGCGATGTCATACGGTTCTTTGGGTAAGAATGCGGTCTCGGCTCTGAACAAAGGCGCGATGATGGCGCACTGTTATCAGAACACCGGAGAAGGAGGAATCAGCCCCTATCACAAGTTAGGCGGTGATATCGTCTGGCAGATCGGAACCGGATATTTTGGGACCAGAGATACAAAGGGAAATTTTTCACTCGATATGTTCGCACAAAAAATCCACGAGAATCCTCAAATACGGATGATCGAGATCAAACTTTCGCAAGGAGCAAAACCTGGAAAAGGAGGAATTCTTCCCGGAAAAAAAGTAACGGAACAGATCGCAAAAATTCGAGGAGTCCCGGCGGGAGAAGATTGTATTTCGCCTAACGCACATTCTGAGTTCAGTACGGTGAGCGAACTCATCGATTTTATAGAAAGGCTCCATAGCGTGAGCGGACTTCCGATCGGGATCAAAAGTGCCATCGGAGAAATCAATTTTTGGAACGAACTCGCGGAGAGAATGAAAGAAACAAACAAAGGACCCGATTTTATCACGATCGACGGAGGAGAAGGTGGAACCGGAGCCGCCCCTCTCGCGTTTGCGGATCACGTTTCTCTACCGTTCAAAGTGGGTTTCGCGAGAGTGTATCAGATCTTTCAAAACGAAAATCTCTCCGAGAGAATGGCTTGGATCGGTAGCGGTAAATTAGGTTTTCCTGATAGAGCGATCGTCGCCTTTGCGATGGGATGCGACCTGATCAACGTCGCAAGAGAAGCGATGATTTCGATCGGCTGTATTCAAGCGCAACGTTGTCATACCGATCATTGTCCCGCAGGAGTCGCGACGCAGAATCGTTGGTTGCAAGCCGGTCTGGACGTCGACCTCAAAGCGGAAAGAAACGCAAATTATATCAAAGGACTTCGCAAAGAGGTCCTTTCCGTCACTCACGCCGCCGGTTACGAACATCCGCTTCAATTTCGAGGAACCGATATCGAGATCAGCGCCGGTCTGAATATCTTTAAACCTCTGGAAGCGATATTAGGATATCAAAGAGATCACGTTCACTTTACAAAGATGTTGGATTATACGGATCACACATATTTGGAAGAATATATGAACGGCCTTACCAAGGAAGAGCCCTCTTCTCGTTAA
- a CDS encoding LB_289 family protein: MKRTELERRERDLRKAEKKTQLQDKRLASGKGSSVGEYIDELSALFRYDATEIFNTGDDIAILELLEDIQANLPEKQWENVLRKAIKKTGVQEKDKAYNELKELMSEGEEESETEEEEVGV; this comes from the coding sequence ATGAAACGCACTGAACTGGAAAGAAGAGAAAGAGACCTCCGCAAGGCAGAAAAAAAGACACAGCTTCAAGACAAGAGGCTCGCCTCCGGGAAAGGATCTAGCGTGGGTGAATACATCGATGAGTTATCCGCCCTCTTTCGATACGATGCAACGGAAATCTTCAACACAGGAGACGACATTGCCATCTTGGAACTTTTAGAAGACATCCAAGCAAATCTCCCCGAGAAACAATGGGAGAATGTTCTTCGCAAAGCGATCAAAAAAACCGGAGTTCAAGAAAAGGATAAAGCCTACAACGAACTCAAAGAGTTGATGAGCGAAGGCGAAGAAGAATCCGAAACCGAGGAAGAAGAAGTCGGGGTTTAA
- a CDS encoding aldehyde dehydrogenase family protein, translating to MSIGTMEQSNSKTNGSFIGNGFQVAQNPATLEEIGKVPNTDLTKMSEIFRKARDAQKQWASTKFAVRKKHILKMRDYIVEHAEELAEIVSKDNGKSRMDALSTEVLPAALAADWYAKNARHHLQPKKLPMSTFLFFNKKNELHRVPLGVVGIISPWNYPLSIPFGEIAMGLMAGNAILLKVAQSTILVGQAIEKIVRAGNLPDGLFYHIVGSGGAVSKTFFENRVDKIFFTGSVATGKTLMAAAVNTLTPLSLELGGKDPMIVLEDADLERAANGAAWAGYQNAGQSCGGVERVYVQEKVYDKFVNLLSAKTKAIRHGADVNFDVDMGSMTTEEQLKTVKHQVDDALKHGAKIVAQSRPSANTKGFFYPATLMVDVNHDMELMKEENFGPVIPVMKFKTIEEAIELANDSTMALTSSVWTKNIGLGKKIAQKLESGVTTINDHLYTHGQSETPWGGWKDSGLGRTHSGLGFDEMTQPKLVNWDIIPSKRNIWWYPFNKASYEAILSAMRFNFTKNPISWLINGTKLSIFMIGKMFTSWKV from the coding sequence ATGTCTATCGGCACAATGGAGCAATCTAACTCGAAAACGAACGGATCCTTTATAGGGAATGGCTTTCAAGTAGCGCAGAATCCCGCTACTTTAGAAGAGATCGGGAAGGTTCCGAACACAGATCTGACAAAGATGTCTGAGATTTTTCGCAAAGCGAGAGATGCGCAGAAACAATGGGCTTCTACCAAATTTGCGGTACGTAAAAAACACATTCTGAAGATGCGCGATTATATCGTGGAACACGCGGAAGAATTGGCTGAAATCGTAAGTAAAGACAACGGGAAGTCGAGAATGGATGCGCTTTCCACGGAAGTTCTGCCGGCCGCACTCGCCGCGGATTGGTATGCGAAGAATGCGAGACATCACCTTCAACCGAAAAAACTTCCGATGTCCACATTCTTATTTTTTAATAAGAAGAATGAACTGCATCGGGTGCCCCTCGGTGTTGTTGGAATTATCAGTCCTTGGAATTATCCTCTTTCGATTCCGTTCGGAGAGATCGCGATGGGGCTAATGGCGGGTAACGCGATTCTTTTGAAAGTCGCTCAGTCAACGATTCTTGTCGGACAGGCGATCGAGAAGATCGTAAGAGCGGGAAATCTTCCGGACGGTTTGTTCTATCATATCGTGGGTTCCGGCGGAGCCGTTTCAAAAACGTTCTTTGAGAATCGGGTGGACAAAATTTTCTTTACCGGATCCGTCGCGACCGGCAAAACTCTGATGGCCGCCGCAGTGAACACGTTAACTCCCTTGTCCTTGGAATTGGGGGGAAAGGACCCTATGATCGTTTTGGAAGACGCCGACCTCGAACGTGCGGCAAACGGTGCGGCTTGGGCCGGTTATCAGAACGCGGGTCAATCCTGCGGCGGTGTGGAAAGGGTTTACGTTCAGGAAAAAGTATATGATAAATTCGTAAACTTACTTTCGGCGAAAACAAAAGCGATCCGTCACGGCGCCGACGTAAACTTCGACGTGGATATGGGTTCCATGACGACCGAAGAACAATTGAAGACCGTAAAACACCAAGTAGACGATGCTCTCAAACACGGCGCGAAGATCGTCGCTCAATCCCGGCCTTCCGCAAATACGAAGGGGTTCTTTTATCCGGCCACTTTGATGGTAGACGTAAATCACGATATGGAATTGATGAAGGAAGAAAATTTCGGTCCGGTCATTCCAGTAATGAAATTCAAGACCATAGAAGAGGCGATCGAACTCGCGAACGATTCCACAATGGCTTTAACTTCCTCGGTTTGGACAAAGAACATCGGACTAGGAAAGAAGATCGCGCAAAAACTGGAATCGGGTGTGACCACGATCAACGATCATCTTTACACACATGGACAATCCGAAACTCCTTGGGGCGGTTGGAAGGATTCCGGTTTGGGAAGAACTCATTCCGGACTCGGATTCGACGAGATGACTCAACCGAAGCTCGTGAATTGGGATATCATTCCTTCGAAACGAAATATCTGGTGGTATCCGTTTAATAAAGCTTCTTACGAAGCGATTCTTTCTGCGATGAGATTCAACTTTACGAAGAATCCGATTTCTTGGCTGATCAACGGAACAAAACTTTCCATTTTTATGATCGGAAAGATGTTCACCTCTTGGAAGGTTTGA
- a CDS encoding phytoene desaturase family protein, whose translation MDIKEKHYDLILIGSGIGALTVASLMAQYRDKKVLILEQHFKAGGFTHAFKREGKFLWDVGIHYIGDMDENSMLRKIFDLITKDEVQWFKMPQIFEKFVYPGITFGENSDPEEYKKDLMSLFPEESKAIGHYFEDVQKVAGWHGRHMMLKALPPFLDKFGHAIDLIGADSALITTKEYMDKNFKSPKLKAILVSQWGDYGLPPSLSAFAIHALIVAHYLKGGYYPIGGSGVISQSIQKIIQEKGGRILLSREVQEILIQDGKAVGVRVKNRKKSEEAKQDVFEEYTADAIVSNAGAYNTYTKLIPSRYQIPFLDKLKSFTDRFPLTTNVTLYLGLKDDPKKMGFLGENYWIYSSFDHDQNFKEGVDWIEGDKPVPGAYLSFPSLKDPHAHGHTAEVIAFSDYEPFAKWKDQPWKERDEDYKNLKDSIRDRLLDYLEERFPGFKSNVEYAEVSTPLTTEHFTLHKRGTIYGLPCVPDRFREKEAPWFSPVTPIKNLFLTGADAASPGMSGAMMGGISAVAHLTDGLKMIQIFREAGKKR comes from the coding sequence ATGGACATCAAAGAAAAACACTATGATCTCATTCTGATCGGATCCGGTATCGGAGCATTGACAGTCGCATCTTTGATGGCGCAATATCGGGATAAGAAAGTTCTGATACTCGAACAACACTTTAAGGCTGGAGGATTCACCCACGCCTTCAAACGAGAGGGAAAGTTTCTCTGGGATGTGGGGATCCACTATATCGGAGATATGGATGAGAATTCCATGCTTCGAAAAATTTTCGATCTCATCACAAAAGACGAAGTCCAATGGTTCAAAATGCCTCAGATCTTCGAAAAGTTCGTCTATCCTGGAATCACCTTCGGAGAAAATAGTGATCCGGAAGAATATAAGAAAGATCTAATGTCTTTATTCCCCGAAGAATCGAAAGCTATCGGCCATTATTTTGAAGACGTTCAGAAAGTCGCCGGCTGGCACGGAAGACATATGATGCTCAAAGCCCTTCCCCCGTTCTTGGATAAATTCGGACACGCCATCGATCTGATCGGCGCCGACTCGGCCTTGATCACAACCAAAGAATACATGGATAAGAATTTTAAATCCCCCAAACTGAAAGCCATTCTGGTTTCACAATGGGGAGACTACGGACTTCCACCTTCTCTCAGCGCGTTTGCGATTCATGCCTTGATTGTCGCGCACTATCTCAAAGGGGGTTATTATCCGATCGGAGGCTCCGGAGTGATCTCACAATCGATACAAAAGATCATCCAAGAAAAGGGAGGAAGAATTCTTCTTTCCCGAGAAGTTCAGGAAATTCTCATCCAAGACGGAAAGGCCGTCGGCGTTCGAGTTAAGAATCGAAAAAAATCCGAAGAGGCCAAACAAGACGTTTTCGAAGAATATACGGCGGACGCAATCGTTTCCAACGCGGGAGCTTACAACACGTATACGAAACTCATTCCTTCCCGATATCAGATTCCATTCTTAGATAAACTCAAATCCTTTACCGATCGTTTTCCTCTGACAACGAACGTAACCTTATATCTCGGCCTTAAGGACGATCCGAAAAAGATGGGATTTTTAGGAGAGAATTATTGGATTTATAGTTCTTTCGATCATGATCAAAATTTTAAGGAAGGAGTCGATTGGATCGAAGGAGACAAGCCGGTTCCGGGCGCTTATCTTTCTTTTCCGTCTCTCAAGGATCCCCACGCACACGGACACACCGCCGAGGTCATCGCATTCAGCGACTACGAACCTTTCGCAAAATGGAAGGATCAACCTTGGAAAGAAAGAGACGAGGATTATAAGAATTTAAAAGATTCCATTCGAGATCGGCTTTTGGATTATCTCGAAGAACGCTTCCCTGGTTTTAAATCAAACGTGGAATACGCAGAAGTATCCACACCTCTGACCACCGAGCATTTTACTCTTCACAAACGAGGAACCATATACGGACTTCCTTGCGTTCCAGATCGTTTTCGCGAAAAAGAAGCACCTTGGTTTTCCCCAGTGACTCCGATAAAAAATTTATTTCTTACCGGGGCGGACGCCGCTTCTCCCGGAATGAGCGGCGCGATGATGGGTGGAATCAGCGCGGTAGCCCATCTCACCGACGGATTGAAGATGATTCAGATCTTCCGAGAAGCGGGTAAAAAAAGATAA
- a CDS encoding UDP-2,3-diacylglucosamine diphosphatase, translating to MKFERDKVYEGIFLSDVHYLLDKKIKSHKHKELFQFLDHLEKKNVRFQTIYLVGDIIENWFFSASRRLRRSKKRFNKLFDRLDTLSARGGDKIYIVGNHDSTSYLMNLPPKIEKYLKERNWEICEKAETENLIALHGHQGQYNRFTWIGSIFLLRFLHMIALLLPNLFRFSEAFYQKHLNRQDPTTTEEILRYYERLSRISHQGQKVLISGHTHDFLCIPNLKIINTGDWVKSNSFVLQDGTNFIGARMNKRGEFTKEFIYKHKEESAS from the coding sequence ATGAAATTCGAACGTGATAAAGTCTATGAAGGAATTTTTCTTTCCGACGTTCACTACCTTCTCGACAAAAAGATCAAGTCCCACAAGCACAAAGAACTTTTTCAATTCTTAGATCATCTGGAAAAAAAGAACGTTCGTTTTCAGACGATCTATCTCGTGGGAGATATCATCGAGAACTGGTTCTTCAGCGCGTCTCGAAGACTCAGAAGAAGTAAAAAAAGATTCAACAAACTTTTCGATCGTTTGGACACACTTTCCGCGCGTGGTGGAGATAAGATCTACATCGTCGGGAATCACGATTCTACTTCGTATCTGATGAATCTTCCGCCGAAGATCGAAAAATATCTCAAAGAACGAAACTGGGAAATCTGTGAAAAAGCGGAAACCGAGAATCTAATCGCATTACACGGTCACCAAGGTCAATACAACCGTTTTACCTGGATCGGATCCATCTTTTTATTACGCTTTTTGCATATGATTGCGCTCTTGTTGCCGAACCTATTCCGTTTTTCGGAAGCGTTCTACCAAAAACATCTCAACAGACAAGACCCGACTACGACGGAAGAAATCCTAAGATATTACGAACGTCTTTCTCGGATTTCCCATCAAGGTCAGAAAGTTTTGATTTCTGGTCATACGCACGATTTTCTTTGCATTCCCAATCTCAAAATCATCAACACGGGAGACTGGGTAAAGAGCAATAGTTTTGTCCTTCAAGACGGAACGAACTTTATCGGAGCCAGGATGAACAAACGTGGAGAATTCACGAAAGAATTTATCTACAAGCACAAGGAAGAATCCGCTAGTTAG
- a CDS encoding PadR family transcriptional regulator has translation MARINKTRYALLGILGETPMNAYEIKKTIEQSIGFFWQESFGQIYPILKQLEKEGCLKSSKEKKGSGLETTIYKITPKGKKELKDWLEKPVEKSPYRNELLLKLFFGNHVKKEILIKHLQDTKEEVLRLMDIYENIRKFVSEMENTETNKTLSLITLDFGITTAKGFLDWAEESRNKIKNSEF, from the coding sequence ATGGCGAGAATCAACAAAACACGTTATGCGCTTTTAGGAATTCTCGGAGAGACGCCGATGAACGCCTACGAAATCAAAAAAACGATAGAACAAAGTATCGGCTTTTTCTGGCAAGAAAGTTTCGGGCAAATCTATCCTATCTTAAAACAACTGGAAAAGGAGGGCTGTCTCAAATCTTCCAAGGAGAAAAAAGGAAGCGGGCTGGAAACTACGATCTACAAGATCACTCCGAAAGGAAAAAAGGAACTAAAAGACTGGTTAGAAAAACCCGTTGAAAAATCACCTTATCGCAACGAACTCCTCTTAAAACTTTTTTTCGGAAATCATGTAAAAAAAGAAATATTGATCAAACATCTTCAGGACACAAAGGAAGAAGTTCTCCGCCTAATGGACATATACGAAAACATACGAAAATTTGTAAGCGAGATGGAAAACACCGAAACGAACAAAACTCTGAGCTTGATCACCCTCGATTTTGGAATCACAACTGCAAAAGGCTTTTTGGACTGGGCGGAAGAATCCCGTAATAAGATAAAAAATTCCGAATTTTAA
- a CDS encoding Yip1 family protein has product MFQFSYSFQNILTEARDILIRPISFFRNLPKTKESVLTIYFRFLTFLGFLYIGAVLSMTLFTPLDMPNPPVSFLLLEMPLAYFLASLIVFPILGFLYMLISWICGGVTNWSRNFRASTAVFSTFWVAIILQSFGGLIHVYVGIGIGVAFTAYIPFLFYLALTSYLEAPIKRTAITLGVFTSILFYVQYSRMASYIDDYRMIENMNSHKPLSREEEEKGEQEAAEIIRKAMEKARSEGNQIEE; this is encoded by the coding sequence ATGTTTCAGTTTTCTTATTCCTTTCAAAACATTCTTACCGAAGCGCGGGACATTTTAATCAGACCGATTTCTTTTTTTAGAAACCTTCCGAAAACAAAAGAATCGGTTCTCACGATCTACTTTCGCTTTCTGACCTTCCTCGGTTTCTTATATATCGGAGCGGTTTTGAGCATGACTCTTTTCACTCCGCTCGATATGCCGAATCCACCCGTTTCTTTCCTACTTTTGGAAATGCCCCTCGCATATTTTTTAGCGAGTCTAATCGTTTTTCCTATATTAGGATTTTTATATATGCTGATTTCTTGGATCTGCGGAGGAGTCACGAATTGGAGCAGAAATTTCCGTGCGAGCACGGCGGTTTTCAGCACATTCTGGGTGGCGATCATTCTTCAGAGTTTCGGAGGATTGATTCACGTGTACGTCGGGATCGGGATCGGAGTCGCCTTTACCGCATATATTCCGTTCCTTTTCTATCTCGCCCTGACTTCGTATCTGGAAGCACCGATCAAAAGGACCGCGATTACGCTAGGAGTTTTTACTTCGATTCTATTTTACGTTCAATATTCGAGAATGGCTTCTTATATCGATGACTATAGAATGATCGAAAACATGAACTCACACAAACCGCTTTCCAGAGAAGAGGAAGAAAAAGGCGAGCAAGAAGCCGCGGAAATCATCCGAAAGGCGATGGAAAAAGCCAGATCGGAAGGAAATCAAATCGAGGAATAA
- a CDS encoding acyl-CoA thioesterase: MARIQLELPNKFVWSVDLDVRIYDINFADHLAHDRVISLLHEARARFFLEHNYNELNVEGLGIIMTDIAVVYKAEAFFRDKIRIEITAGDFNARGCDIYYRMSHADGPANGKIICEAKTGVVFMDYSTRKLGNLPEGFRKIFP, encoded by the coding sequence ATGGCAAGAATTCAACTGGAACTCCCTAACAAGTTTGTCTGGTCCGTGGACTTAGACGTTCGAATTTACGATATCAACTTTGCGGACCATCTCGCACACGACCGAGTGATCTCGCTCCTCCACGAAGCAAGGGCCCGTTTTTTCTTGGAACACAATTATAACGAACTCAATGTCGAGGGTCTCGGAATCATCATGACGGACATCGCGGTCGTTTATAAGGCAGAAGCATTTTTTCGAGACAAGATCCGGATCGAAATTACAGCGGGCGATTTTAATGCGAGGGGATGCGATATCTATTATCGGATGTCTCACGCGGACGGCCCCGCGAACGGAAAAATCATTTGTGAAGCAAAAACCGGAGTCGTTTTTATGGACTATTCCACACGAAAGCTGGGAAATCTTCCGGAAGGTTTTCGAAAGATCTTTCCTTGA
- a CDS encoding MFS transporter, which translates to MSSQPTRNIYVKSEGMLIFVLAAIQFTHILDFVIMMPLGSYFQEAFHIDPQEFSFLISAYTYSAFAAGIVGALFIDRFNRKTAAMFLYTGFIIGTALCAVADSYRLLLFARILSGAFGGVLSSVTFAVVGDAIAMERRGRATGAIMGAFSVASVIGIPLGLKIASFYGWNMSFAGIALISLPILVLMYYHLPHIPPYQSAGDNPVLNFFRILTYKKYTASYMLMMFVILGGFTVIPFIAPYMERNVGISKEDIPWIYFFGGLVTLFSSRLIGILSDKIGKHKVFYILVPLSFVPIFIMTHLGKTSLANVVILTTFFMVLVSGRWIPALALITSSTEPKDRGRFMTVISSFQNLASGLGATIGGSILYAASPTAPYENYDIAGYLAIGFNVIALILISRVKAVS; encoded by the coding sequence ATGTCATCACAACCGACTCGTAACATATACGTAAAATCAGAAGGAATGTTGATCTTCGTTCTCGCGGCGATTCAATTCACACATATACTCGACTTCGTGATCATGATGCCTTTGGGGAGTTATTTTCAAGAGGCGTTTCATATTGACCCGCAGGAATTCTCATTCTTAATATCCGCATATACGTACAGCGCGTTCGCGGCGGGAATCGTGGGTGCGCTTTTTATCGATCGATTCAATCGGAAGACGGCCGCAATGTTCTTGTACACAGGTTTTATCATAGGGACGGCTTTGTGTGCGGTCGCGGATTCTTATCGTCTTCTTTTGTTTGCAAGAATTTTGTCCGGCGCTTTCGGTGGAGTTCTCAGTTCCGTGACCTTTGCGGTGGTTGGGGACGCAATCGCGATGGAAAGAAGAGGAAGGGCAACCGGTGCCATTATGGGCGCATTCTCCGTCGCCTCCGTGATCGGAATTCCTCTGGGTCTAAAGATCGCTTCCTTCTACGGTTGGAATATGTCCTTCGCTGGAATCGCTTTGATAAGTCTTCCGATTTTGGTTTTGATGTATTATCATTTACCTCACATTCCTCCGTATCAATCCGCCGGTGATAACCCTGTGTTAAACTTCTTTCGGATTCTTACTTATAAAAAATATACGGCCTCGTATATGCTGATGATGTTCGTGATCTTGGGCGGCTTCACAGTGATTCCGTTTATCGCTCCGTATATGGAACGAAACGTTGGAATTTCAAAAGAGGATATTCCGTGGATCTACTTTTTCGGCGGGCTGGTCACTCTTTTTTCTTCGAGATTGATCGGGATTCTTTCCGACAAGATCGGAAAACACAAGGTATTCTATATTTTGGTTCCCTTATCCTTTGTTCCCATTTTTATCATGACGCATTTGGGAAAAACTTCTTTGGCCAACGTCGTGATTTTGACTACGTTCTTTATGGTTCTTGTTTCCGGAAGATGGATTCCTGCGCTTGCATTGATTACGTCCAGTACCGAACCGAAGGACAGAGGTCGTTTTATGACCGTCATTTCTTCGTTTCAAAACTTGGCTTCCGGTTTGGGCGCGACGATCGGAGGAAGTATTCTTTACGCCGCCTCGCCGACCGCTCCATACGAAAACTATGATATAGCCGGTTATCTCGCGATAGGGTTTAACGTGATCGCGCTGATTCTGATTTCGAGAGTGAAGGCCGTTTCTTAA